The genomic interval AAATACCTGCGTAAATGCCCAAAAAGGAGTTTCATGGTGTCATGATTTGCAGGAGGAAGTGATCTGACCAGCTCATACATGCAGGACAGTTTTGTGTTGTAATCTGGAattcctagaaaaaaaaaagacaaatgttgtAAATAAGTTATAAATATAATGATCATCTACCATCATTAAAACTGATTTACATatttggcccaaaacaccaaggtTTTCTTGGTGTCATTCTGTGTTCAAGTTGTATTTATGGATTTAAAAAGTGTGCTCACTGATGGCGGTGATGAACTTATTAAAGTGGCTGTATGGGAAAAGCGGCTCGGGAAGCTCTCGGAAAAACAACTTCAGCGCTCCGGTGATGACATGAACGTCCTCCCACTGTCCGTCCTCGAGGTCCAGCTCCTCTGTTTCAACACAACAGGTGCACAGCCAGTTAGAGcacagcagggggcgctgctgTGGGCAGTCAGACACCGCAGACCCTCACACAGTG from Plectropomus leopardus isolate mb unplaced genomic scaffold, YSFRI_Pleo_2.0 unplaced_scaffold26328, whole genome shotgun sequence carries:
- the LOC121966921 gene encoding rho GTPase-activating protein 15-like translates to MFFCPVDNVFGCHLATLCAQERTTVPSFVEKCVKAVEKRGLDIDGLYRVSGNLAVIQKLRFKADHEELDLEDGQWEDVHVITGALKLFFRELPEPLFPYSHFNKFITAIRIPDYNTKLSCMYELVRSLPPANHDTMKLLFGHLR